In Takifugu flavidus isolate HTHZ2018 chromosome 13, ASM371156v2, whole genome shotgun sequence, the following are encoded in one genomic region:
- the LOC130536664 gene encoding GDP-D-glucose phosphorylase 1-like isoform X1: protein MRRQFVYSVQDFITNVRRSPETGPTLSKFDENLRTQWKDRMNSGLFRYRLGDIPTRIIPGRHGYVAQLNVKRATEKRKPQEIQNVQQEFNANKFNFNKVSPEEIIFEMTKEGDVNEKRQDEPGKMVVLINVSPLEFGHCLFVPDPSLCFPQVLTKFAIQSSIESILLSSDPGFRMGFNSLGAFASVNHLHLHGYYLNHELQIESKSAQPLLPEKGFHRFPDFPGGFLFYTESDGVVDISRTICKVTDFLLDNNVAHNVFLTRGHPPCDQAQNEESHQSRNGVRVVVWPRIPSFGAKEPSAFNIALCEMAGHLPFKNKTDYEVATEEDVKDIIQGQLFPEDELHTLEQRLIHHLRHV from the coding sequence ATGAGGCGTCAGTTTGTCTACAGCGTTCAAGACTTTATTACAAATGTACGACGGAGCCCCGAAACTGGTCCAACATTATCGAAATTTGACGAAAACCTTCGCACTCAGTGGAAAGACCGGATGAACAGCGGACTGTTCAGGTACCGTCTGGGTGACATACCAACCCGGATCATACCTGGCCGGCACGGCTACGTGGCTCAGCTGAATGTGAAGAGAGCAACCgagaaaagaaaacctcagGAAATACAGAACGTTCAGCAGGAGTTCAACGCCAATAAGTTCAACTTTAACAAAGTCAGTCCCGAAGAAATTATATTTGAGATGACGAAGGAGGGCGATGTGAATGAAAAGAGGCAGGATGAACCTGGGAAAATGGTTGTGCTGATCAATGTGAGTCCTCTGGAGTTTGGACATTGTCTCTTTGTTCCAGATCCTTCACTGTGTTTCCCTCAGGTCCTGACGAAGTTCGCTATCCAGAGCAGCATTGAATCCATTCTCCTGAGCTCCGATCCTGGCTTCCGTATGGGCTTCAACAGCCTTGGAGCATTTGCCTCTGTCaaccacctgcacctgcacgGATATTATCTGAACCACGAACTCCAGATCGAATCCAAATCGGCCCAGCCGTTGCTTCCTGAGAAAGGGTTTCATCGTTTTCCGGATTTTCCCGGCGGCTTCTTGTTTTACACTGAATCAGACGGGGTGGTGGACATTTCCAGGACCATCTGTAAAGTCACAGACTTTCTCCTGGACAATAATGTTGCTCACAATGTGTTCTTGACGAGAGGACATCCACCATGTGATCAGGCACAGAACGAAGAGAGTCACCAATCGAGAAATGGAGTTCGGGTTGTTGTGTGGCCCAGGATACCATCCTTTGGTGCCAAAGAACCGTCCGCCTTCAATATTGCTCTGTGCGAAATGGCTGGACATTTACCCTTCAAGAACAAAACAGACTATGAGGTGGCGACTGAGGAAGATGTCAAAGACATCATCCAGGGCCAACTTTTCCCCGAGGATGAGCTTCACACTTTGGAACAGCGGCTTATTCACCATTTGAGGCATGTATGA
- the LOC130536369 gene encoding GDP-D-glucose phosphorylase 1-like isoform X2, giving the protein MRRQFVYSVQDFITNVRRSPETGPTLSKFDENLRAHWKDRMNSGLFRYRLGDIPTRIIPGRHGYVAQLNVKRATEKRKPQEIQNVQQEFNANKFNFNKVSPEEIIFEMTKEGDVNEKRQDEPGKMVVLINVLTKFAIQSSIESILLSSDPGFRMGFNSLGAFASVNHLHLHGYYLNHELQIEPKSAQPLLPEKGFHRFPDFPGGFLFYTESDGVVDISRTICKVTDFLLDNNVAHNVFLTRGHPPCDQAQNEESHQSRNGVRVVVWPRIPSFGAKEPSAFNIALCEMAGHLPFKNKTDYEVATEEDVKDIIQGQLFPEDELHTLEQRLIHHLRHV; this is encoded by the exons ATGAGGCGTCAGTTTGTCTACAGCGTTCAAGACTTTATTACAAATGTACGACGGAGCCCCGAAACTGGTCCAACATTATCGAAATTTGACGAAAACCTTCGCGCTCACTGGAAAGACCGGATGAACAGCGGACTGTTCAGGTACCGTCTGGGTGACATACCAACCCGGATCATACCTGGCCGGCACGGCTACGTGGCTCAGCTGAATGTAAAGAGAGCAACCgagaaaagaaaacctcagGAAATACAGAACGTTCAGCAGGAGTTCAACGCCAATAAGTTCAACTTTAACAAAGTCAGTCCCGAAGAAATTATATTTGAGATGACGAAGGAGGGCGATGTGAATGAAAAGAGGCAGGATGAACCCGGGAAAATGGTTGTGCTGATCAAT GTCCTGACGAAGTTCGCTATCCAGAGCAGCATTGAATCCATTCTCCTGAGCTCCGATCCTGGCTTCCGTATGGGCTTCAACAGCCTTGGAGCATTTGCCTCTGTCaaccacctgcacctgcacgGATATTATCTGAACCACGAACTCCAGATCGAACCCAAATCGGCCCAGCCGTTGCTTCCTGAGAAAGGGTTTCATCGTTTTCCGGATTTTCCCGGCGGCTTCTTGTTTTACACTGAATCAGACGGGGTGGTGGACATTTCCAGGACCATCTGTAAAGTCACAGACTTTCTCCTGGACAATAATGTTGCTCACAATGTGTTCTTGACGAGAGGACATCCACCATGTGATCAGGCACAGAACGAAGAGAGTCACCAATCGAGAAATGGAGTTCGGGTTGTTGTGTGGCCCAGGATACCATCCTTTGGTGCCAAAGAACCGTCCGCCTTCAATATTGCTCTGTGCGAAATGGCTGGACATTTACCCTTCAAGAACAAAACAGACTATGAGGTGGCGACTGAGGAAGATGTCAAAGACATCATCCAGGGCCAACTTTTCCCCGAGGATGAGCTTCACACTTTGGAACAGCGGCTTATTCACCATTTGAGGCATGTATGA
- the LOC130536664 gene encoding GDP-D-glucose phosphorylase 1-like isoform X2: protein MRRQFVYSVQDFITNVRRSPETGPTLSKFDENLRTQWKDRMNSGLFRYRLGDIPTRIIPGRHGYVAQLNVKRATEKRKPQEIQNVQQEFNANKFNFNKVSPEEIIFEMTKEGDVNEKRQDEPGKMVVLINVLTKFAIQSSIESILLSSDPGFRMGFNSLGAFASVNHLHLHGYYLNHELQIESKSAQPLLPEKGFHRFPDFPGGFLFYTESDGVVDISRTICKVTDFLLDNNVAHNVFLTRGHPPCDQAQNEESHQSRNGVRVVVWPRIPSFGAKEPSAFNIALCEMAGHLPFKNKTDYEVATEEDVKDIIQGQLFPEDELHTLEQRLIHHLRHV, encoded by the exons ATGAGGCGTCAGTTTGTCTACAGCGTTCAAGACTTTATTACAAATGTACGACGGAGCCCCGAAACTGGTCCAACATTATCGAAATTTGACGAAAACCTTCGCACTCAGTGGAAAGACCGGATGAACAGCGGACTGTTCAGGTACCGTCTGGGTGACATACCAACCCGGATCATACCTGGCCGGCACGGCTACGTGGCTCAGCTGAATGTGAAGAGAGCAACCgagaaaagaaaacctcagGAAATACAGAACGTTCAGCAGGAGTTCAACGCCAATAAGTTCAACTTTAACAAAGTCAGTCCCGAAGAAATTATATTTGAGATGACGAAGGAGGGCGATGTGAATGAAAAGAGGCAGGATGAACCTGGGAAAATGGTTGTGCTGATCAAT GTCCTGACGAAGTTCGCTATCCAGAGCAGCATTGAATCCATTCTCCTGAGCTCCGATCCTGGCTTCCGTATGGGCTTCAACAGCCTTGGAGCATTTGCCTCTGTCaaccacctgcacctgcacgGATATTATCTGAACCACGAACTCCAGATCGAATCCAAATCGGCCCAGCCGTTGCTTCCTGAGAAAGGGTTTCATCGTTTTCCGGATTTTCCCGGCGGCTTCTTGTTTTACACTGAATCAGACGGGGTGGTGGACATTTCCAGGACCATCTGTAAAGTCACAGACTTTCTCCTGGACAATAATGTTGCTCACAATGTGTTCTTGACGAGAGGACATCCACCATGTGATCAGGCACAGAACGAAGAGAGTCACCAATCGAGAAATGGAGTTCGGGTTGTTGTGTGGCCCAGGATACCATCCTTTGGTGCCAAAGAACCGTCCGCCTTCAATATTGCTCTGTGCGAAATGGCTGGACATTTACCCTTCAAGAACAAAACAGACTATGAGGTGGCGACTGAGGAAGATGTCAAAGACATCATCCAGGGCCAACTTTTCCCCGAGGATGAGCTTCACACTTTGGAACAGCGGCTTATTCACCATTTGAGGCATGTATGA
- the LOC130536369 gene encoding GDP-D-glucose phosphorylase 1-like isoform X1, whose protein sequence is MRRQFVYSVQDFITNVRRSPETGPTLSKFDENLRAHWKDRMNSGLFRYRLGDIPTRIIPGRHGYVAQLNVKRATEKRKPQEIQNVQQEFNANKFNFNKVSPEEIIFEMTKEGDVNEKRQDEPGKMVVLINVSPLEFGHCLFVPDPSLCFPQVLTKFAIQSSIESILLSSDPGFRMGFNSLGAFASVNHLHLHGYYLNHELQIEPKSAQPLLPEKGFHRFPDFPGGFLFYTESDGVVDISRTICKVTDFLLDNNVAHNVFLTRGHPPCDQAQNEESHQSRNGVRVVVWPRIPSFGAKEPSAFNIALCEMAGHLPFKNKTDYEVATEEDVKDIIQGQLFPEDELHTLEQRLIHHLRHV, encoded by the coding sequence ATGAGGCGTCAGTTTGTCTACAGCGTTCAAGACTTTATTACAAATGTACGACGGAGCCCCGAAACTGGTCCAACATTATCGAAATTTGACGAAAACCTTCGCGCTCACTGGAAAGACCGGATGAACAGCGGACTGTTCAGGTACCGTCTGGGTGACATACCAACCCGGATCATACCTGGCCGGCACGGCTACGTGGCTCAGCTGAATGTAAAGAGAGCAACCgagaaaagaaaacctcagGAAATACAGAACGTTCAGCAGGAGTTCAACGCCAATAAGTTCAACTTTAACAAAGTCAGTCCCGAAGAAATTATATTTGAGATGACGAAGGAGGGCGATGTGAATGAAAAGAGGCAGGATGAACCCGGGAAAATGGTTGTGCTGATCAATGTGAGTCCTCTGGAGTTTGGACATTGTCTCTTTGTTCCAGATCCTTCACTGTGTTTCCCTCAGGTCCTGACGAAGTTCGCTATCCAGAGCAGCATTGAATCCATTCTCCTGAGCTCCGATCCTGGCTTCCGTATGGGCTTCAACAGCCTTGGAGCATTTGCCTCTGTCaaccacctgcacctgcacgGATATTATCTGAACCACGAACTCCAGATCGAACCCAAATCGGCCCAGCCGTTGCTTCCTGAGAAAGGGTTTCATCGTTTTCCGGATTTTCCCGGCGGCTTCTTGTTTTACACTGAATCAGACGGGGTGGTGGACATTTCCAGGACCATCTGTAAAGTCACAGACTTTCTCCTGGACAATAATGTTGCTCACAATGTGTTCTTGACGAGAGGACATCCACCATGTGATCAGGCACAGAACGAAGAGAGTCACCAATCGAGAAATGGAGTTCGGGTTGTTGTGTGGCCCAGGATACCATCCTTTGGTGCCAAAGAACCGTCCGCCTTCAATATTGCTCTGTGCGAAATGGCTGGACATTTACCCTTCAAGAACAAAACAGACTATGAGGTGGCGACTGAGGAAGATGTCAAAGACATCATCCAGGGCCAACTTTTCCCCGAGGATGAGCTTCACACTTTGGAACAGCGGCTTATTCACCATTTGAGGCATGTATGA